Within the Setaria viridis chromosome 3, Setaria_viridis_v4.0, whole genome shotgun sequence genome, the region ACTTGCTAGATATTGTGTTCTTGGTTTTGGTGATAAAACTTGTTTATAATGTAGATACTAACATGGCCACAAAGCTTAAGCTAAAAAAGCATGGTGTTCTAATCTTCATAGCAAAGAATATTAGAAAAAAATTGTTTGGTCCATTCAAATTCTACCAAACGATACTCTAATCTAGACTTCCTAGCCATTAATTTCATGAGCACCTAGCCTAAACGTGACCAACGCACCTAGCCTAAACGTGACCAACAGTTTACAACAAGTCTCCAATAACATATACAGAAAACTACATACTGGATTAATACCACCCAAGGCAAACACCAATATTCCCGTTATCTCAACAAAATTGTACTCATTTGACGTTATTTGATGGAGCACATTATAACCTAAATGTGAGGATACTAAATAAATAAGAACAGAAAATTAATGTGACATAGAGCAATACACAAGAAACATTTTTATACATTGAACAAGCTGCTCAGAGATTTCATGAACATGAAAACCCAATCATGTGTAGAAGCAAAAAAATATGATACAAAATATTATGCACATACCACACTTTCAGGAACTCCAGGAGGGGGCAGTGAAAGATTCCTTGGTGGTGGTGATTGAATATAAGATCTTTTGTCAAAACGCCATTCACCAATTTTCCCATAAGTTAGCTGACCCTGAGTTAGCACAAGGAAAACCATAAGCATATAATCTTTCTCTGATGTAGACCAGTAGATTTTACAGAGGAATAGAGAGCATCAACAAGGCTGAAAATATTTCATAGATGCTTAAGGTTGAAGTGTAGTCACCTTCATTGTATAATCACATCCATATGTATAATGGATGATGAATGTGTTGTCTGTTTTTAGGTCCCAAGGAGGCTGCAATCACCATCAAGCACATCTTTAATGGTATAAACTGCCATGACTCAACTATGAGATGATTTATCTAGTGACAAGACTTAGCACCTGAATCATAAAATCTTTACGGAGACTATGGTGCACACCATGCAGTGCACTAGCAACGGCATATGCATACCTACAGATATAATGGGAAAATAGGAATGAATAGGAATCACACATGTTAAAGAGAACAAATAAAAGCAGAGAACTTTATACTGACATTTCCAAGACCCATCCAAACGCTTTGTCTGTCTCCTGATCCTCTTTCATTTTTAATGAAACATTCATCCAGGTTGGAGCAATCTTCTCAAGTTGAGCCTAAAGATGTTTATGAAGGCATCAAGATTAACATGATAGGTAAACAGATTGGATAAACATTGAACAATGTCATTAGCACAAAATCAGTATTTACTTGTGCATTACTATAAAAAGTAAAAAGAACAATGCATGGGTACATATGCGATCTTGGCAACCACGATAACCAAACCCGAGTGTTCTGTTAATCATGAGATACCTTCTTGATTATAACTGGAGAGTTGCCAATGGGATCAATTTTTGAGACAGGTCCTTTTTCTTCTGGAAAGAACTTCCTCAATATCTTCTCATTCTCAGTTGGTTTGATGTAGAAAAATGGAAACGCGGCTGGTTCATCACCATGGGCTAAGTTTGGTAAAGGCTTCACAAATACATGATCTGGCTCCGCCATTAATATATAGCTGCAAATGTTTCCATCATGAGCACATAAACAAATCTTCAGCCAGGAGGGGAAATAGGCGGAGCAAATTTACTTACTCTTCTTCGATCTTGGCCCTCTGCAGCCACTGGACAAACGCCCAAGGCCTATTTAAGACAATGTATCCCTGGATAAATCATCGTATCAGCATTCCATAAACTAGCCAAAAGAAAACCACAAAAAGAGCAACCAAGCCCTCACCTTATCCTTGCCTTCGGGAAGGGGGTCAACCACCATGGTGTGTATCTCATCCATCAATCCATCAGGCTTCCCCGAGTGAAGGATCCTTGTAAAGCCGCCCATGTCGGACCCAGGCCGGTTCCTCATCTCCTTGTACCAGTAGTGCATTATCCGGGACTGCCACTGGCTGTAGAGCGCGTCCGTCGCCGTGAGCGCGACGTGGAACCGCTTCGCCGGGTCGGAGCCGGAGCCCGACCCGTACGAGACGGCCGAGTCCCGatccccggcgccgccgaggaacTTGCGCGGCCCGTCCCGGCCCCGGCCGTGCATGGTCAGGAAGTTGTAGGTCGCGAAGAAGCATCCCACGGAGATGAGGATGAGCAGCCAGGGGGAGGTCCTGCCGGCATTCTTCCTCCCGCTCATCCTTGCCGCCCCCCAACACGCGACCAGGGGCAGCCGCTACTCCTGTCGAGTCCtgcgcggcggtgacggcggcggaaCCGATCGCGGGGGAGTTGCCGGGGAGCCTGCCGGGAGATAGCGCTGGGTGAGTCGCTGGCCGGATCTGAGATTGGGATCCCCCTCGGAGGATGAAACTGAGGGATCGGGGGAAGTAAGATGGAAGGGATGGGACGGGGTGGGCGAGGCGGGAGAGGTATACTCACCTCGACGAGGAAGGCGGTGGCCGGAGAGGCTGAGCGCTCGCCGGCTGTCTCGCCCCCGCCGCGGTGATGGCGTGGTGCGGCAGCGAAGGAGAGAACTCGTTGCAGAGGGGGGAACAGTGAGAAGGGCTTAGGGCATGCACAACGGTTTAGgacttatgcataagcaacttaaaaataagcaaataagttgcttataaacCAATCAGTCTTGTTTATAGAGTTGCTTATGGGGTTGCTTCTTATAAGTAAATAAGCAACACACGAGCTGCTTATTTTGCTTATGAGGTGCTCTTTACCCCCTACCCTCATTTATTACTCCCCTTTCTCTCCTCCCGTCCGCACTCTCTCCCCAGATCCGCTTTCCCAGATCCGCTTTCTCTCTCTCGTTCTCTCCCCGGGCCCGGCGCTCCCAccccgccgccactgccggtcTCCGCCCGCCACTCCcggcccgccgtcgccgccggcctccgcgcgccACTCCCGTCTCGccccgccgttgccgccggcctccgcgcgaAGCTCTCGCCCCGGACAGCCGCTCCCgtcccaccgtcgccgccggcctccgcgcaccgctcccgccccgccccgccgccgccgccggcctccgcgcgccgctcccgccccgAACCGCCGCTcacgccccgctgccgccgccggcctccgcgcgccgctcccgccccggaccgccgctcccgtcccgccgtcgccgccggcctccgcgtcccgctcccgccccgccccgccgctcccggcccgccaccgccaccggcctccgcgcgccgctCCCACCCTGGCCTGCCGCTCCTGgcccgacgccaccgccggcctccgcgcgctGCTCCCGCCCCGGACTGCCGCTCCcgtcccgccgtcgccgccggcctccgcgcgcctctcccgccccgccccgtcgctcccggcccgccgccgccgcggcctccgcgcgccgctCCCACCCTGGcctgccgctccgccccgccgcccgcttcCGCACAGGCGGACGGCCTCCGCCCGCTGCTCCCTCCTACCCTCGTTTCTCTCTCCCCCCGTCCGCACTCTCTGCCCCCgatcctctttctctctccccccgTCCGCactcttttcccccagatcccctttctctctctcgttCTCTCCCCCTACGGCGCCGCCCTTGCGTCATCCCTCCATCGGCACCCCTGCGCCATCTTTTCTCCGGTCGTTTCCACTCCCTCCGACCCTGCGCCATCCTTGAAATCATGGACGGTTACCGTGATTTTTTTTCGCAAGGGTCCTCATCCTCGGCAGGTCCATCCTTCCCTCAACCCCATGGCGTCCCCGATCCCGATGAGTTGGAGCTCCTGTCCCAATGGCCTGAGCAACCACGGGCAGCTCCTAGTGTTTCTGCGGGGAGGGTTGGGATGGAGAATCTCGATCTCAACTCGCAGCAAGAAGAATTCCCCTACATCGATGAGTACTCAGCATTACTGGATCGTGGAAGAGGTCATGCCGAAGGTGGGAGACTAGGCTCGTTTCAACCTCCCCGTCAAAGCGCAAGTGGTGTTCCAATTGGCCGGGGAAGGAGTGCTACACGAGGTTGTGGCCGTGCCCGTGGAAGGAGTGTCAGCGCTTCACATTCGCCGCCCGCAGGTTCACATTCTTTCCTTCATCATGATTGTGGTATGGTTCATTTGTACATGTATGACTTGTAGATATGTTGTACATGTGTTGTCCAATGCTACTGTTGGGAGAATTAGAACAATTTAGACATGTTCCAATGCTACTGCTAGCAAACTGTTAGTTGTTTGTACAAATGTTGTAGATGCCATGTGTTGTGCAATTCTAATGTTGGGAGCCTTCAAACATATTAGGTATTTGTCGAGAATTTACAAATAATTGTGATTTAGTTGTGTCACTCAATTACTTATTTGACTCAATTAGAAGTTCAAACAAGTCCTCAGAAGCAATTAATCAGTTTAGTTCTTTCTGATTTAGTTATTTCtgatttagtttttttaatgtACATTTCTGATTTAGTTATTTATTTGACTCAATTACTTATTTGACTGAGCTACAAACTATCAATTCTGATTGTGTGCAATTGTAATATACATTTCTGATTTAGTTATTTCTGATTTAGTTTTTTGTCTGTTTCATTTAGTTATTTCACTCCATTTAGAAACAATCACAATTCAGTGTGTCCAATTATGTTGTGCAATATAGTTATTTCATAGTGATTTGGAAACTATCTATTTAAGTGTGTGGTTACTGTTTGGACTAATTTTGAAAACTGTAGGAGCAATTCCTCCCCTCCGTCCACCAGTAAGGGAAAGGTTATCTTAATTCAGTGGCTGCAGACGTGGCACATCTAATTCAGGTGCAACAAACTTTCCATCGTTCATGAACACGGTGGATGAAGAGGAGATggatgaagaagatgttgaCTCCTTTCCTTCTGTAAGCATTCTTATCTTAGCTACCTCATTTAAGGTCATGTATGTTACATAAGAACAATTTGAGCTATATTTTTCTTCCCATGTTATGTGTTAGAACAAGTATGACAAGGCAAATTGGAGCGCAGAAAATACCGGTATTTTTtgtgaactatctgttgaacaAATGAGGCTAGGAAATTGCCCAGGTGGGAAGATGAATTCTAGGGGTTATAAAGAAATTGCACGAAAATTCAAAGAAAGGATAAACCTGAACCATGCCCCCAAACAATTCAGAAATAGATGGACAACATGCAAGAAACTTTATGAATTCCATAAGTTTGCAATGTCACAGTCAGGATTACGTAGAAAAGCAA harbors:
- the LOC117848896 gene encoding hydroxyproline O-arabinosyltransferase NOD3, which encodes MSGRKNAGRTSPWLLILISVGCFFATYNFLTMHGRGRDGPRKFLGGAGDRDSAVSYGSGSGSDPAKRFHVALTATDALYSQWQSRIMHYWYKEMRNRPGSDMGGFTRILHSGKPDGLMDEIHTMVVDPLPEGKDKGYIVLNRPWAFVQWLQRAKIEEDYILMAEPDHVFVKPLPNLAHGDEPAAFPFFYIKPTENEKILRKFFPEEKGPVSKIDPIGNSPVIIKKAQLEKIAPTWMNVSLKMKEDQETDKAFGWVLEMYAYAVASALHGVHHSLRKDFMIQPPWDLKTDNTFIIHYTYGCDYTMKGQLTYGKIGEWRFDKRSYIQSPPPRNLSLPPPGVPESVVTLVKMVNEATANIPGWEDER